From one Gemella morbillorum genomic stretch:
- a CDS encoding CsbD family protein, whose amino-acid sequence MSIEEKLDQTKGSVKEGVGKLTGDEKLEKEGTAEKVTSKVKEVIVDAKDAVEGAIEGVKNVVKKDEK is encoded by the coding sequence ATGTCAATAGAAGAAAAATTAGATCAAACTAAAGGATCAGTTAAAGAAGGTGTAGGAAAATTAACTGGTGATGAAAAACTAGAAAAAGAAGGAACTGCAGAAAAAGTTACTTCAAAAGTTAAAGAGGTTATCGTAGATGCTAAAGATGCTGTAGAAGGAGCTATCGAAGGCGTTAAAAATGTAGTTAAAAAAGACGAAAAATAA
- a CDS encoding polyketide cyclase, with product MEFSFSLKIKAAKEDVWEYYANIEKWYDWEKDLKNITLKEGFKTGSYGTMELEGMPPMEYQLTLVKPFEEFWDKTETPFGDILFGHQIIDNNDGSVNIKHIVALDSEDKQHLEFLSQVFSDVPHSIFILKNCLER from the coding sequence ATGGAATTTAGTTTTAGTTTGAAAATCAAAGCGGCAAAAGAAGATGTGTGGGAATACTATGCAAATATTGAAAAATGGTATGACTGGGAAAAAGATTTAAAAAATATTACATTAAAAGAGGGATTTAAGACAGGTTCATATGGAACTATGGAACTTGAAGGAATGCCCCCTATGGAATATCAGCTTACTCTTGTAAAACCTTTTGAAGAATTTTGGGATAAAACAGAAACTCCGTTTGGAGATATTCTTTTTGGTCATCAAATAATTGATAATAATGACGGAAGCGTAAATATAAAACATATTGTAGCTTTAGACAGTGAAGACAAGCAGCATTTGGAATTTTTGAGCCAAGTTTTTTCCGATGTTCCTCATTCTATATTCATTCTGAAAAATTGCTTGGAAAGATAA
- a CDS encoding MarR family winged helix-turn-helix transcriptional regulator, with protein MFTSKYKNNSEKSTGLLFMRVYNKWHLMIKQELKKMNLTHPQFVVLASLAYLSQNGNEVTQVMISKLSGIDVMTVSQILSLLEKHNFVKRKEHSRDTRAKAVTLNKKGEEILQKAVPLIEQIDEFFFGKLDNDEEQFKHFLVSLNEE; from the coding sequence TTGTTTACATCAAAATATAAAAATAATTCAGAAAAATCAACAGGATTGTTATTCATGAGGGTGTACAATAAATGGCATCTTATGATAAAACAGGAGTTAAAGAAAATGAATTTGACACACCCTCAATTTGTTGTTTTAGCTTCTCTTGCATATCTATCGCAAAATGGAAATGAAGTTACACAGGTTATGATTTCAAAACTCTCAGGGATAGATGTTATGACCGTATCTCAAATATTGAGTTTATTGGAAAAACATAACTTTGTGAAAAGAAAAGAACATTCAAGGGATACAAGAGCAAAAGCTGTTACTTTGAATAAAAAGGGAGAAGAAATATTACAAAAAGCTGTTCCGCTAATTGAGCAAATTGATGAATTTTTTTTTGGAAAGTTAGATAACGATGAAGAACAATTTAAACATTTTCTCGTTAGCCTAAATGAAGAATAA
- a CDS encoding TetR/AcrR family transcriptional regulator — MTPYHMEEKIPKEVFYNLTKEKQEKIIFVFKEAFEAKPFQKVNVKEIVEKAGIARGSFYQYFENLEDAYFTILNKETVDIHKLFMKMFLLKNRNLSEALIAYGHKIADILFDENTYMIYKNRYLY, encoded by the coding sequence ATGACACCATATCACATGGAGGAAAAAATTCCTAAAGAAGTTTTTTATAATCTCACAAAGGAAAAACAAGAAAAAATAATTTTTGTATTTAAAGAAGCGTTCGAAGCCAAGCCATTTCAAAAGGTAAACGTTAAAGAAATAGTTGAAAAAGCAGGAATAGCTAGAGGTAGCTTTTATCAATATTTTGAAAACTTGGAAGATGCCTATTTTACAATTCTTAATAAAGAAACTGTTGATATTCATAAATTATTTATGAAAATGTTTTTGTTGAAAAATAGAAATTTGTCCGAGGCTTTAATTGCTTACGGTCATAAAATCGCAGATATACTATTCGACGAAAACACCTATATGATTTATAAAAATCGATATTTATATTAG
- a CDS encoding GlsB/YeaQ/YmgE family stress response membrane protein codes for MIWSIIVGGFIGFIAGGITKKGGAMGIIANIIAGLVGSSVGQALFGSWGPKLAGMALVPSILGAVIVIAVVSFFFGKKE; via the coding sequence ATGATTTGGTCAATTATTGTAGGAGGGTTTATAGGTTTTATTGCAGGAGGGATTACTAAAAAAGGTGGAGCAATGGGTATCATTGCAAACATCATTGCAGGATTAGTAGGTTCTTCTGTGGGACAAGCACTATTTGGTTCATGGGGACCTAAGTTAGCTGGAATGGCATTAGTTCCTTCTATCCTAGGTGCAGTTATTGTTATTGCTGTTGTATCATTCTTTTTTGGTAAAAAAGAATAA
- a CDS encoding CsbD family protein — MSIEEKLDQAKGSVKEGVGKLTGDEKLEKEGTAEKVTSKVKEVIVDAKDAVEGAIKGVKNVVKKDEE, encoded by the coding sequence ATGTCAATAGAAGAAAAATTAGATCAAGCTAAAGGATCAGTTAAAGAAGGTGTAGGAAAATTAACTGGTGATGAAAAACTAGAAAAAGAAGGAACTGCAGAAAAAGTTACTTCAAAAGTTAAAGAGGTTATCGTAGATGCTAAAGATGCTGTAGAAGGAGCTATCAAAGGCGTTAAAAATGTAGTTAAAAAAGACGAAGAATAA
- a CDS encoding ABC transporter permease: MDTVLSLLDSMLQYTVPILIAAIGGFYSEKSGVVNIALDGFVIFGSFVASFIALTAFEGAPTMFQLVICLLAATICGGLLSLIHAFISINLKADQVISGTAINLITPAIALFLVNHFNGTYELLLASGFPRYTVFGKFTVYPTIIIAIVLVALTYYIIYKRPFGLRLRSVGENPQASDSLGLNVFKYRYIGVFISGCLAGLAGAIIATTFSQGFNAAITVYGFGYLALAALIFGKYNPITITFAALFFGGTKVFAEKVSILAPDLPIPVSFWNMFPFVATIIALIVFSKKTSTPEALGVPYDKGMR; this comes from the coding sequence ATGGATACAGTATTATCACTATTAGACTCAATGTTACAATATACAGTACCTATTCTAATAGCAGCCATTGGTGGTTTCTATTCTGAAAAGAGTGGGGTTGTTAATATTGCACTTGACGGTTTTGTAATTTTTGGTTCATTTGTTGCTTCTTTCATAGCTTTAACAGCATTCGAAGGTGCGCCAACCATGTTTCAATTGGTTATATGTTTACTAGCTGCGACAATATGTGGAGGACTACTTTCACTTATCCACGCATTTATCAGTATTAACTTAAAAGCTGATCAAGTTATCTCAGGGACAGCGATTAACTTAATTACACCAGCTATTGCATTATTCTTAGTTAACCATTTCAATGGGACTTACGAATTATTATTAGCAAGTGGATTCCCTAGATATACAGTTTTTGGTAAATTTACAGTATATCCAACGATTATTATAGCAATAGTATTAGTAGCACTTACTTACTATATTATTTACAAACGTCCATTTGGACTTAGACTTCGTTCTGTTGGGGAAAATCCTCAAGCCAGTGATTCATTAGGATTAAACGTATTTAAATACCGTTATATTGGGGTATTTATTTCTGGATGTTTAGCAGGACTTGCAGGTGCAATTATTGCAACTACATTTAGCCAAGGATTTAACGCGGCAATTACAGTATACGGTTTTGGTTACTTGGCATTAGCAGCCTTAATCTTTGGTAAATATAACCCAATTACAATTACATTTGCAGCGTTATTCTTCGGAGGAACAAAAGTTTTCGCAGAAAAAGTGTCTATTCTTGCACCAGATCTTCCAATTCCAGTATCATTCTGGAACATGTTCCCATTCGTAGCGACAATTATCGCACTTATCGTCTTCTCTAAGAAAACTTCTACACCAGAAGCGCTTGGAGTTCCTTACGATAAAGGTATGAGATAA
- a CDS encoding tyrosine-type recombinase/integrase — protein sequence MTKTKFPGVYKNEKTGYFFYNVELGVDQITGKRIQKKGSRDSHGLPFKSAKSCNDELIKVKAKFKESKGGSHNYNMTYEQFMNTVYLPHYKSTVSENTWKNRKTILPIFINRFKGKKLRNISIADCENFRIYLLNHSGYSQAYCSLLYGAFRKSLDYAVFRQFLSENVSKKTSAIPKGKSNIPYWTKNEFEKVISTFDKSDYLEHLHFVMIWLYYVTGIRVSEGLALYWSDIDFTKKTLRVHHNLDMKSKKEYTRSLTLKTENSKRIISLDDDTIKILKEWKRRQQKLVNSHFIMSYDGTPLHRCIVGRIINKRSNLADVHKIQAKGLRHSHASYLINEHNADILVISKRLGHSSPEITLKHYSHLWGNNDRSIADMITGNIKIKFNTTNSNTKFIGRENSIIGIEQTGLYDSNEPKS from the coding sequence ATGACAAAAACAAAATTCCCCGGAGTTTATAAAAATGAAAAAACAGGTTACTTTTTCTACAACGTGGAACTCGGTGTGGACCAGATAACTGGTAAAAGAATTCAGAAGAAAGGTAGCCGTGATTCTCACGGTTTACCTTTCAAATCAGCAAAATCTTGTAATGATGAGCTGATAAAAGTAAAAGCAAAATTTAAAGAATCTAAAGGTGGTTCTCATAACTATAATATGACCTATGAGCAATTCATGAATACAGTTTATTTGCCACACTACAAATCAACAGTAAGTGAAAATACATGGAAGAATAGAAAAACTATATTACCTATTTTTATAAATAGATTTAAAGGAAAGAAACTACGTAACATTAGTATTGCCGATTGTGAAAATTTTAGAATCTACTTATTAAATCATAGCGGATATTCTCAAGCATACTGCTCTCTATTATACGGAGCATTTAGAAAGTCTTTAGATTATGCTGTTTTTAGACAATTCCTTTCGGAAAATGTATCTAAGAAAACATCAGCCATTCCTAAAGGTAAATCTAACATCCCTTACTGGACTAAGAATGAGTTTGAGAAAGTAATTTCTACCTTTGATAAAAGTGATTATCTAGAGCACCTTCACTTCGTTATGATATGGCTATACTATGTAACTGGAATACGTGTTTCAGAAGGCTTAGCATTATATTGGTCGGATATTGATTTTACTAAAAAGACATTAAGAGTTCATCATAATCTTGATATGAAGTCCAAAAAAGAATATACACGAAGCCTAACTCTTAAAACTGAAAATAGCAAACGTATCATCTCGCTAGATGATGATACTATAAAGATATTAAAGGAGTGGAAAAGGCGGCAACAAAAATTAGTAAATAGCCATTTTATAATGAGTTATGATGGCACACCTTTACATAGATGTATTGTTGGTAGAATAATTAATAAACGTTCTAATTTAGCTGATGTTCACAAAATTCAAGCTAAAGGACTTAGACACAGTCATGCTAGCTATTTAATTAACGAGCATAATGCAGATATACTAGTAATATCTAAAAGATTAGGTCACTCTAGTCCAGAGATAACACTAAAACATTACTCTCATCTTTGGGGTAATAATGATAGAAGTATCGCTGATATGATAACTGGAAATATAAAAATCAAGTTTAACACAACTAACTCGAATACAAAGTTTATTGGAAGAGAAAATAGCATTATCGGGATTGAACAAACAGGATTATATGATTCAAATGAGCCTAAATCATAG
- a CDS encoding Spy0128 family protein, which translates to MKNITKKYVHVFMAVLLVLSVFVPFLKTGNTVKAAELPANKYTMTTVPTINNNKLVDNAKYGEGKFYLQPTYSFPDDVVLKNGDYMVYQVPNEFKIEQDLTTDLRAADGTVIAQLTTNKATNTAKVTVTNQDYFANLPEDKKITALFTVVWADSVKLDTPYKITIPGAGVYNLTRIVPDEDPTGFTKWGVQDSSDPNYVNWRIRINRYAKQLTNVNIADTIPEGQVLASDITGYYFTGWNKPEAHPKLDAAHVTVTDQNHFSINPNGNGKLDGQGLYILYKTRLTAPVDNTTKKVFNNAKVTTDQGVFDVPGFAPLTTTEGIGAGGKSDEVVFEVTKKLEGKALEADAFTFQLIAPDGTVQEAKNDANGKVKFPAVKFSKTGTFKYQIKEVDGKKGGYTYDTKTINATVTVTDVYGVKTASVKYDNKEFKNTYKAAETTVQLEATKVLKNKVLEAEKYEFELKENGALVSTAKNDAAGKITFPAITYKEAGKHTYTITEKAGSGDDGVAYDPNAYEVTVDVKDNGEGKLVATVTGLDNLTFVNVYTPKPTKATINAKKELAGKNLEDNEFTFVVKEGTKVVGTAKNKADGTVTFNIEYKEAGTHNYKLTEVNEGKDGYTYDDASYDVKVEVTDNGGQLEAKVTGPEDKAIFKNTYKPKGETPGGSNDPDPKGTLPKTGATDSPVLPGLLGLVLIAVSAFLYRARNNN; encoded by the coding sequence GTGAAAAATATTACAAAAAAATATGTTCATGTATTTATGGCAGTTTTGTTAGTATTATCAGTATTTGTACCATTTTTAAAAACTGGTAATACCGTAAAAGCAGCAGAATTACCAGCAAATAAATATACTATGACAACCGTTCCAACAATCAATAATAATAAATTAGTTGATAATGCAAAATATGGGGAAGGTAAATTTTATCTACAACCAACGTATAGTTTCCCAGATGATGTAGTGCTAAAAAATGGAGACTATATGGTTTACCAAGTTCCAAACGAGTTTAAAATCGAACAAGATTTAACAACTGATTTGAGAGCGGCAGATGGAACAGTAATTGCACAATTAACAACAAATAAAGCAACTAATACGGCAAAAGTCACAGTAACAAATCAAGATTACTTTGCTAACTTGCCAGAAGATAAAAAAATTACAGCTTTATTTACTGTTGTATGGGCAGATAGTGTTAAGTTAGATACTCCATACAAAATCACGATTCCTGGTGCTGGGGTTTACAATTTAACTCGTATTGTACCAGATGAAGATCCAACAGGATTTACAAAATGGGGAGTTCAAGACTCAAGTGACCCTAACTATGTAAACTGGCGTATCCGTATTAACCGTTATGCAAAACAACTTACAAACGTTAATATAGCAGATACTATCCCAGAAGGACAAGTATTAGCTAGTGATATTACAGGATACTATTTCACTGGATGGAATAAACCAGAAGCTCATCCTAAGTTAGATGCAGCACATGTAACTGTAACAGATCAAAATCATTTCTCAATCAATCCGAATGGTAATGGTAAATTAGATGGACAAGGGCTTTATATTTTATATAAAACACGTTTAACAGCACCTGTTGACAACACAACTAAAAAAGTATTTAACAATGCTAAAGTTACAACTGATCAAGGTGTTTTTGATGTACCAGGTTTTGCACCATTAACTACAACAGAAGGTATTGGAGCAGGTGGTAAATCAGATGAAGTTGTATTTGAGGTAACTAAAAAACTTGAAGGTAAAGCTCTAGAAGCAGATGCGTTCACTTTCCAATTAATTGCACCAGATGGAACTGTACAAGAAGCGAAAAACGACGCTAATGGAAAAGTGAAATTCCCAGCTGTTAAGTTCTCAAAAACAGGAACATTTAAATACCAAATCAAAGAAGTAGATGGTAAAAAAGGTGGATACACTTATGATACTAAAACTATCAATGCAACAGTTACAGTAACAGATGTGTATGGAGTTAAGACAGCAAGTGTAAAATATGATAATAAAGAATTCAAAAATACTTATAAAGCAGCTGAAACAACAGTTCAATTAGAAGCGACAAAAGTATTGAAAAATAAAGTACTAGAAGCAGAGAAGTATGAATTTGAATTAAAAGAAAATGGTGCGCTTGTTAGTACAGCTAAGAATGATGCAGCAGGAAAAATTACATTCCCAGCAATTACATATAAAGAAGCAGGGAAACACACTTACACTATTACAGAAAAAGCAGGATCAGGGGATGATGGAGTAGCATACGATCCTAATGCTTATGAAGTTACAGTAGATGTAAAAGATAATGGTGAAGGTAAATTAGTAGCAACAGTGACAGGGTTAGATAATCTAACTTTTGTAAATGTTTATACACCAAAACCAACAAAAGCAACTATCAATGCTAAAAAAGAATTAGCTGGTAAAAACTTAGAAGATAACGAATTCACCTTTGTAGTAAAAGAAGGAACTAAAGTAGTAGGAACAGCTAAAAACAAAGCAGATGGAACAGTTACTTTCAATATAGAATATAAAGAAGCAGGGACTCATAATTATAAACTGACTGAAGTAAATGAAGGAAAAGACGGGTATACTTATGATGATGCTTCTTATGACGTAAAAGTAGAAGTTACTGACAATGGTGGTCAACTTGAAGCAAAAGTTACTGGACCTGAAGATAAAGCAATATTTAAAAATACTTACAAACCAAAAGGAGAAACTCCTGGTGGTTCAAATGACCCAGATCCTAAGGGAACATTACCAAAAACAGGGGCTACTGATTCACCAGTATTACCTGGACTTTTAGGACTTGTGCTTATAGCAGTATCTGCATTCCTATATCGCGCTAGAAATAATAACTAA
- a CDS encoding ABC transporter permease, with protein sequence MLKKVLTNAVLPILASFIIGAILISAIGAAPGDVLGVMGDIFTDSNSIAEIFVSTIPLICTGLSVAFAFRTGLFNIGAEGQFIMGGLFAGIVAIKMQGMNFYVVLVASILAGIIVGGLWAAIAGYLKARFNISEVVVTIMLNYTALYFVQFAVPKFIRGNNDIISQPLVASDGSGYLKNDLIEGIFNNHRLGTDLFLAIFAVIIFYIVMEKTVFGYELRSVGFNPSASRFVGMKVNRNTVLSMAISGAFAGLGGALYNMGPVGQVVAGSTFQGFGYMGIAVALIGANTALGSFLGALLFGFLGVLTPQLAFIGIPKDIANILIGLIVLFVAAKAIFDSKLLDKLVSKKKGDK encoded by the coding sequence ATGTTAAAGAAAGTTTTAACTAATGCGGTGCTACCAATATTAGCTTCATTTATAATTGGAGCAATTCTTATTTCAGCAATAGGAGCAGCACCAGGAGACGTATTAGGAGTTATGGGTGATATTTTCACCGACTCTAACAGTATAGCTGAAATTTTTGTATCGACAATTCCGTTAATTTGTACAGGATTGTCAGTAGCCTTTGCATTTAGAACAGGGTTATTCAATATAGGAGCAGAAGGACAATTCATTATGGGTGGACTTTTTGCAGGTATTGTTGCTATTAAAATGCAAGGTATGAACTTTTATGTAGTCTTAGTAGCAAGTATCTTAGCAGGTATTATTGTTGGTGGACTTTGGGCAGCTATTGCAGGGTATTTAAAAGCTAGATTCAATATTAGTGAAGTAGTTGTAACAATTATGTTAAACTACACAGCTTTATACTTTGTTCAATTTGCAGTGCCAAAATTTATTCGAGGAAATAATGACATTATATCTCAACCACTTGTTGCAAGTGACGGTTCAGGATATTTAAAAAATGATTTGATAGAAGGTATTTTCAATAACCACCGTTTAGGAACGGATTTATTCTTAGCTATTTTTGCGGTTATTATATTCTATATCGTTATGGAAAAAACAGTATTCGGTTATGAGCTTCGTTCAGTAGGGTTTAACCCATCAGCATCTAGATTTGTTGGTATGAAAGTTAATAGAAACACTGTTCTTTCAATGGCTATTTCAGGAGCATTTGCTGGACTTGGAGGAGCGCTTTACAATATGGGACCTGTTGGTCAAGTAGTTGCAGGGTCTACATTCCAAGGGTTTGGATACATGGGTATCGCGGTTGCACTTATCGGAGCAAATACAGCACTAGGCTCATTCTTAGGAGCATTATTATTCGGATTCCTAGGAGTTCTTACTCCACAATTAGCGTTTATCGGTATTCCAAAAGATATCGCGAACATCTTAATCGGATTAATCGTATTATTCGTTGCAGCAAAAGCTATTTTCGATAGCAAATTACTAGATAAACTAGTTAGTAAAAAGAAAGGAGATAAATAA
- a CDS encoding putative holin-like toxin has product MSAYEIVQTIIGINLLIVSVVSACIVALKKDNKK; this is encoded by the coding sequence TTGTCAGCTTACGAAATTGTACAGACGATTATTGGAATAAATCTATTGATTGTTTCAGTAGTTAGTGCATGTATTGTAGCATTGAAAAAAGACAATAAAAAATAA
- a CDS encoding Spy0128 family protein, with protein sequence MKNITKKYVHVFMAVLLVLSVFVPFLKTGNTVKAAELPANKYNMTATVKINNNPIVNNAKYGEGKFYISPTYSFPNDVVLQNGDYMVYQVPNEFKIEKDSTTDLRAADGTVIAKLTTNKAANTATVTVTNQDYFANLPEDKQITALFTVVWADSVKLDTPYNITFPGAGNYTLTRIVPDDDPTGFTKWGVQNSSDPNYVDWRIRINRYAKHFTNVNIADTIPEGQVLASDITGYYFTEWNKAETRPLLAKTDVTVTDPNHFSIRPNGGTLDNKGLYVMYRTRLTAPVDNATKKAFNNATATTDQGNFDIPGFAPLTTTEGIGAGGKSDEVEFQVTKKLEGKALEADEFTFQLIAPDGTVKEAKNDAKGKVKFPAVKFSSTGTFNYQIKEVDGKKGGYTYDTKTINATVTVEDVYGVKMASVKYDNKEFKNTYKAAETTVQLEGTKVLKNKVLEAEKYEFELKENGALVSTAKNDAAGKITFPVITYTEAGKHTYTITEKAGSGDDGVAYDPNAYEVTVDVKDNGEGKLVATVTGLDNLTFVNVYTAKPTKATITATKALNGSTLKDDQFEFELKEGAKVVGTAKNKADGTITFEDITYTEAGVHTYTLTEKEGTEGGVTYDKTSHEVKVEVTDNGQGKLVAAVTGNNPAFTNTYKAAETKATITATKVLNGSTLKDDQFEFELKEGAKVVGTAKNKADGTVTFEDITYTEVGVHTYTLTEKEGTEGGVTYDKTPREVKVEVTDNGQGKLVAAVTGNNPTFTNIYKATETKATITAKKVLEGKALEADKYEFELKEGAKVVGTAKNKADGTVTFEDITYTEVGEHEYTVTEKAGNEAGVTYDSKSYTVKVKVTDNGQGQLEAAVTDNNPTFTNTYKAAATKATIKAKKVLEGKDLEADKYEFELKEGTEVVGTAKNKADGSIAFDVEYTKAGEHEYTVTEKAGKEEGITYDSKSYTVKVKVTDNGQGQLEAKVTGDGDNVIFTNKYNKPDKPATETPDGSNDPEPKKTLPNTGATDSPLFPSLLGLVLAALSIFLYRTKDAR encoded by the coding sequence GTGAAAAATATTACAAAAAAATATGTTCATGTATTTATGGCAGTTCTGTTAGTATTATCAGTATTTGTGCCATTTTTAAAAACTGGTAATACCGTAAAAGCAGCAGAATTACCAGCAAATAAATATAACATGACAGCGACTGTGAAAATCAATAATAATCCAATTGTAAATAATGCAAAATACGGGGAAGGAAAATTCTATATATCACCAACATATAGTTTCCCAAATGATGTAGTATTACAAAATGGAGATTATATGGTTTACCAAGTTCCAAACGAGTTTAAAATCGAAAAAGATTCAACAACTGATTTGAGAGCAGCAGATGGAACAGTAATCGCGAAATTAACAACAAATAAAGCAGCTAATACGGCAACAGTTACAGTAACAAATCAAGACTACTTTGCTAACTTGCCAGAAGATAAACAAATTACAGCTTTATTTACTGTTGTATGGGCAGATAGTGTTAAGTTAGATACTCCATATAACATTACTTTCCCTGGGGCTGGAAACTATACTCTAACTCGTATTGTTCCAGATGATGACCCAACAGGATTTACAAAATGGGGAGTTCAAAACTCAAGTGACCCTAACTATGTAGACTGGCGTATCCGTATTAACCGTTATGCAAAACACTTTACAAATGTTAATATAGCAGATACTATCCCAGAAGGACAAGTATTAGCTAGTGATATTACAGGATACTATTTCACTGAATGGAATAAAGCAGAAACACGTCCACTATTAGCAAAAACGGATGTAACTGTAACAGATCCAAATCATTTTAGCATTAGACCAAACGGTGGTACGCTAGACAACAAAGGTTTATATGTAATGTATAGAACTCGTTTAACAGCACCTGTTGATAATGCTACTAAAAAAGCATTCAACAATGCTACAGCTACAACAGATCAAGGGAATTTTGATATACCAGGTTTTGCACCACTAACTACAACAGAAGGTATTGGAGCAGGTGGTAAATCAGACGAAGTTGAATTCCAAGTTACTAAAAAACTTGAAGGTAAAGCTCTAGAAGCAGATGAATTTACTTTCCAATTAATCGCACCAGATGGAACTGTAAAAGAAGCGAAAAACGATGCTAAAGGAAAAGTAAAATTCCCAGCTGTTAAGTTCTCAAGTACTGGAACATTTAATTACCAAATCAAAGAAGTAGATGGTAAAAAAGGTGGATACACTTATGACACTAAAACTATCAACGCAACAGTTACTGTAGAAGATGTTTACGGTGTTAAAATGGCAAGTGTAAAATATGATAATAAAGAATTCAAAAATACTTATAAAGCAGCTGAAACAACAGTTCAACTAGAAGGAACAAAAGTACTGAAAAACAAAGTACTAGAAGCAGAAAAGTATGAATTCGAATTAAAAGAAAATGGTGCGCTTGTTAGCACAGCTAAGAATGATGCAGCAGGAAAAATTACATTCCCAGTAATTACATATACAGAAGCAGGGAAACACACTTACACTATTACAGAAAAAGCAGGATCAGGGGATGATGGAGTAGCATATGACCCTAATGCTTATGAAGTTACAGTAGATGTAAAAGATAATGGTGAAGGTAAATTAGTAGCAACAGTGACAGGTTTAGACAACCTAACTTTTGTAAACGTTTATACAGCAAAACCAACAAAAGCAACTATTACAGCAACAAAAGCACTAAACGGAAGCACATTAAAAGATGATCAATTTGAATTTGAACTAAAAGAAGGTGCTAAAGTAGTAGGAACAGCTAAAAACAAAGCAGACGGAACAATTACTTTCGAAGATATTACATATACAGAAGCAGGAGTGCATACATATACTCTAACAGAGAAAGAAGGAACAGAAGGTGGGGTTACGTACGATAAAACTTCTCACGAAGTAAAAGTAGAAGTTACTGACAATGGACAAGGTAAATTAGTAGCGGCAGTAACAGGAAATAACCCAGCATTCACAAATACATATAAAGCAGCTGAAACAAAAGCAACTATTACAGCAACAAAAGTACTAAACGGAAGCACATTAAAAGATGATCAATTTGAATTTGAACTAAAAGAGGGTGCTAAAGTAGTAGGAACAGCTAAAAACAAAGCAGACGGAACAGTTACTTTCGAAGATATTACATATACAGAAGTAGGAGTGCATACATATACTCTAACAGAGAAAGAAGGAACAGAAGGTGGGGTTACGTACGATAAAACTCCTCGTGAAGTAAAAGTAGAAGTTACTGACAATGGACAAGGTAAGTTAGTAGCGGCAGTAACAGGAAATAACCCAACATTTACAAACATATATAAAGCAACTGAAACAAAAGCAACTATTACAGCTAAAAAAGTATTAGAAGGTAAAGCTTTAGAAGCAGACAAATATGAGTTTGAACTAAAAGAGGGTGCTAAAGTAGTAGGAACAGCTAAAAACAAAGCAGACGGAACAGTTACTTTCGAAGATATTACATATACAGAAGTAGGAGAACATGAATACACTGTAACAGAAAAAGCAGGAAATGAAGCAGGAGTTACATATGATTCAAAATCTTATACAGTAAAAGTAAAAGTTACTGACAACGGACAAGGACAACTTGAAGCAGCAGTAACAGATAATAACCCAACATTTACAAATACATATAAAGCGGCTGCAACAAAAGCAACTATTAAAGCTAAAAAAGTATTAGAAGGTAAAGATTTAGAAGCAGACAAATATGAGTTTGAACTAAAAGAAGGAACTGAAGTAGTAGGAACAGCTAAAAACAAAGCAGATGGATCAATTGCTTTCGATGTAGAGTATACAAAAGCAGGAGAACATGAATACACTGTAACAGAAAAAGCAGGAAAAGAAGAAGGAATTACATATGATTCAAAATCTTATACTGTAAAAGTAAAAGTTACTGACAATGGACAAGGACAACTTGAAGCGAAAGTAACAGGAGATGGAGATAATGTGATATTTACAAATAAATATAACAAACCAGACAAACCAGCAACAGAAACTCCTGATGGTTCAAATGATCCAGAACCTAAAAAAACATTACCAAATACAGGGGCTACTGATTCTCCATTATTCCCTAGCCTTTTAGGACTTGTACTTGCAGCATTATCTATCTTCTTATATCGCACTAAAGATGCTCGATAA